A portion of the Mesobacillus sp. AQ2 genome contains these proteins:
- the sigX gene encoding RNA polymerase sigma factor SigX yields the protein MNSVFDELYQKYHHDVFQFLFYMVKSRELAEDLVQEVYIRVLKAYDRFEGKSSEKTWLFSIAKNVAIDHFRKQKGWKQRLLETFDMSARQVRDEQPLPEEMALQSEEIQMMYKCLDQCTVDQRMVIIMRYIHELTISETAEALSWTESKVKTTQHRALKTLKKLMEEMIEKEGMTSEKVTAKR from the coding sequence ATGAACTCCGTTTTTGATGAATTGTATCAAAAATATCATCATGACGTTTTTCAATTTTTATTTTATATGGTGAAAAGCAGGGAACTGGCAGAGGATCTTGTTCAGGAAGTATACATCCGTGTTCTCAAGGCTTATGACAGGTTCGAAGGGAAAAGCAGTGAAAAAACCTGGCTGTTTTCTATCGCGAAGAATGTCGCGATCGATCATTTCCGAAAACAGAAGGGCTGGAAGCAGCGATTGCTTGAAACCTTCGATATGTCTGCACGGCAGGTAAGGGATGAGCAGCCGCTGCCGGAGGAAATGGCGCTTCAAAGTGAAGAAATCCAAATGATGTACAAGTGCCTCGATCAATGCACAGTCGACCAGCGTATGGTCATCATCATGCGCTATATACATGAACTGACGATTTCCGAGACGGCCGAAGCTTTATCGTGGACGGAAAGCAAGGTCAAGACTACACAGCACCGTGCTTTGAAGACACTGAAAAAGCTTATGGAAGAAATGATTGAAAAGGAAGGGATGACTAGTGAAAAAGTCACAGCTAAGCGATAA
- a CDS encoding histidinol-phosphatase, which translates to MLTDYHNHLERGTLTLDYLKQFTDTASSKGIQHFGISEHAYHFYQTADILRNSWVDERRFYDMADYVDLFEEAWRNEIDVKMSIEMDYTPGKHEEMERFIKSYDFDYVIGSIHWIGDFGIDLAEYRKEWDKRDVKEVYRNYFDQVVTLAQSDLFDIIGHIDLVKIFNYVPEDESFLLEQYDRATTALAQSKTCVEISTAGLRKPTQTLYPDKRLLQMCLDKKIPIVLSSDAHVPEHVGADFDQALELAKEAGYKEIMTFSKGERKAFPLG; encoded by the coding sequence ATGCTGACGGATTATCATAATCATCTGGAAAGAGGCACATTGACACTCGATTATTTGAAGCAGTTTACGGATACAGCGAGCTCGAAAGGAATTCAGCATTTCGGGATTTCAGAACATGCATATCACTTTTATCAAACAGCGGACATTTTGCGAAATAGCTGGGTGGATGAACGAAGATTTTATGATATGGCTGATTATGTCGATCTATTTGAAGAAGCCTGGAGAAATGAAATTGACGTGAAGATGTCCATTGAGATGGATTACACCCCAGGCAAACATGAAGAAATGGAACGATTCATCAAAAGCTACGATTTTGATTATGTAATCGGATCGATTCATTGGATCGGCGATTTTGGGATTGACCTGGCTGAATATCGAAAAGAATGGGATAAAAGGGACGTAAAGGAAGTATACCGAAACTACTTCGACCAGGTCGTGACCCTTGCGCAGTCTGACTTGTTTGATATTATTGGACATATTGATCTTGTGAAAATCTTTAACTATGTCCCCGAAGATGAAAGTTTTCTATTGGAACAGTATGACAGGGCGACAACAGCACTGGCGCAATCAAAGACTTGCGTCGAAATAAGTACTGCTGGATTACGGAAACCTACTCAAACATTGTATCCAGATAAAAGGCTATTGCAAATGTGCCTTGATAAAAAAATTCCGATCGTATTATCATCGGATGCCCATGTCCCTGAACATGTTGGCGCGGATTTTGATCAGGCTCTTGAGCTTGCGAAAGAGGCTGGCTACAAAGAGATCATGACTTTTTCAAAAGGAGAACGAAAAGCTTTTCCGCTGGGTTAA
- a CDS encoding ECF transporter S component: protein MKKFSVKAMVSIGMLSSISYVLMLLNFPLPPFPKFLMVDFSDIPALIAALIFGPAAGILVELIKNILDYFMTGSETGVPVGHAANFAAGVLFILPTYYLYQRVKTKKGMTFALVAGTISMAILMSVLNYYVFLPAYTLFLNMPAMSGPETKQFIVAGILPFNFVKGLMMSIVFMLMFTRMKTWIERQQNYKSA, encoded by the coding sequence ATGAAAAAATTTAGTGTAAAAGCAATGGTTTCAATTGGAATGTTGAGCAGTATATCTTATGTTTTAATGCTGCTGAATTTTCCGCTGCCGCCGTTTCCAAAATTCTTGATGGTCGATTTCAGTGATATTCCTGCATTGATCGCTGCTTTGATCTTCGGTCCGGCAGCTGGTATTTTAGTAGAACTTATAAAGAATATCCTTGATTACTTCATGACAGGCAGTGAAACTGGAGTGCCAGTAGGCCATGCTGCCAACTTTGCTGCAGGAGTTTTATTCATTCTGCCAACTTACTATCTGTATCAGCGGGTAAAAACTAAAAAGGGAATGACATTTGCCTTAGTGGCAGGGACGATCAGCATGGCCATTCTGATGAGTGTCCTTAATTACTATGTATTCCTGCCTGCTTATACATTGTTCCTGAATATGCCGGCAATGTCTGGTCCAGAAACAAAACAGTTTATTGTGGCGGGTATCCTGCCTTTCAACTTTGTTAAAGGCCTGATGATGTCTATTGTGTTCATGCTAATGTTCACGAGAATGAAAACGTGGATCGAAAGACAGCAAAATTATAAGAGTGCCTAA
- a CDS encoding GerMN domain-containing protein has translation MKKSQLSDKQLEDLLGQMPKIKDHRDSRDIYQNIAHRVEKRKKMPTWIIPGAALAAVLFLAFILSPGLLGNNTSEQMSMDSSSAKGEKSSIEMDTAISDDSAKKSALEKENTLLRDSADKKEEAEEFIKMDKTNPYDGLISVYPDEFDTEASEIFTYAIPDQQAQAVVPVTVTRPKETGKTWIESYTETMQMLKEVEWGLTDYYPMDASWSYEEATKTLSIDVKEDHPFRNGSTPNVIFVEAMTQNFSREGIERMMLTTEGNPGIDLGNYGQMEELPLNAETTKRRAYLFLSVEGMPNPYLVPTKEQHKTITEAFAQMWKGDEIGHLAPSLPENFKLAKTESNDKVLEITLTDETKLQEDFMPNLEAILMTASEFDYKGVRFTNANIDQLGPFNLKEVLPLPLAPNKKNIESE, from the coding sequence GTGAAAAAGTCACAGCTAAGCGATAAGCAGCTAGAAGATCTCCTCGGCCAGATGCCAAAGATAAAAGACCATCGCGACTCTCGTGACATTTATCAGAATATCGCCCATCGAGTGGAAAAAAGAAAGAAAATGCCCACATGGATCATTCCGGGTGCGGCTCTCGCTGCGGTACTCTTCCTCGCCTTTATTCTTTCCCCAGGATTGTTGGGAAACAATACTTCTGAACAAATGAGCATGGACAGCAGTTCTGCTAAGGGAGAAAAATCATCCATAGAAATGGATACTGCAATCAGCGATGATTCAGCAAAGAAAAGTGCTCTTGAGAAGGAAAACACACTCTTGAGGGATTCAGCAGATAAGAAAGAAGAGGCTGAGGAATTCATCAAAATGGATAAAACCAATCCATATGACGGGCTGATTTCTGTATATCCAGATGAGTTCGATACAGAGGCTTCAGAAATCTTCACCTATGCAATTCCCGACCAGCAGGCGCAGGCTGTTGTGCCAGTTACGGTAACAAGGCCGAAGGAAACGGGGAAAACCTGGATCGAGAGCTATACGGAAACAATGCAAATGCTTAAGGAAGTGGAATGGGGGCTTACTGATTATTACCCAATGGATGCTTCCTGGAGCTATGAGGAAGCGACAAAAACATTGAGCATAGATGTTAAAGAAGATCACCCTTTTAGAAATGGAAGTACACCAAACGTAATTTTCGTTGAAGCAATGACACAAAATTTTTCTCGAGAAGGCATCGAGAGAATGATGTTAACAACAGAGGGTAACCCGGGGATTGACTTAGGGAACTATGGTCAAATGGAAGAACTTCCACTTAATGCAGAAACAACAAAAAGAAGAGCATACTTGTTCTTGTCGGTGGAAGGGATGCCAAATCCATACCTTGTACCGACAAAAGAACAGCATAAGACAATTACAGAAGCATTTGCGCAGATGTGGAAGGGAGATGAAATCGGGCATCTTGCACCTTCACTTCCGGAAAATTTCAAGCTTGCAAAAACTGAATCTAATGATAAAGTGCTCGAGATTACCTTGACGGATGAAACGAAGCTGCAGGAAGATTTCATGCCGAATCTCGAGGCAATCCTGATGACAGCGAGCGAGTTTGATTATAAAGGTGTAAGGTTTACTAATGCAAACATTGACCAGCTGGGGCCTTTCAATTTGAAAGAAGTATTACCGCTGCCACTTGCTCCAAACAAAAAGAATATCGAAAGTGAATAA
- the serA gene encoding phosphoglycerate dehydrogenase → MFQVLAADSIKEQGLQPLLEWEQAEVYTGGIDSGLVSLEKVDALLVRSATKVTAELLDFMPSLKIIGRAGVGVDNIDIAAATKRGIVVVNAPDGNTISTAEHTFAMMSALMRNIPQAHSTVKNGEWKRNQFIGNELHSKTLGIIGLGRIGSELAKRARAFGMSVKVYDPFLTKERADVLGVQLSTFDNVLQEADIISVHTPLTKETKGLLNERTLSQTKKGVYLLNCARGGIIDEMALAHFIEKGHVAGAALDVFEVEPPGEHPLLKFDSVIVTPHLGASTKEAQLNVATQVAREIRTFFENNPVANSINLPAMSKEIYEKIQPFHQLAKEMGKIVSECHNKGVNELTATYSGTAAELETSFLTKALLSGFFENRIDVNVNEVNAIHIAKERGIMVGEKVTGNSFGYANTVTITASGDGDDFTVRGTYIENYGPRIVSLDGFNIDFHPSGNLLYIQHMDRPGVIGHVGRILGDHDVNIATMQVGRKEAGGEAIMVLSFDKPLSNDMIAKLGSLQDIVTINSIIL, encoded by the coding sequence ATGTTTCAAGTGTTAGCTGCTGATTCAATCAAAGAACAAGGCTTGCAGCCATTGCTGGAGTGGGAGCAGGCAGAAGTGTACACAGGGGGAATTGATTCCGGACTTGTCAGTTTGGAAAAAGTCGACGCGTTATTAGTAAGAAGTGCGACAAAGGTGACGGCCGAGCTGCTCGACTTCATGCCTTCACTGAAAATCATCGGACGTGCAGGTGTCGGTGTTGATAATATTGATATTGCCGCAGCGACGAAAAGAGGGATTGTCGTCGTCAACGCCCCAGACGGCAATACGATTTCCACTGCTGAACATACTTTTGCGATGATGTCTGCATTGATGAGGAATATCCCGCAGGCACACTCAACCGTAAAAAATGGGGAATGGAAAAGAAATCAGTTTATCGGGAATGAACTTCACAGCAAAACATTGGGAATCATCGGATTAGGAAGGATCGGATCCGAGCTTGCCAAAAGGGCAAGGGCTTTCGGCATGTCCGTTAAGGTGTACGATCCATTTTTAACGAAAGAACGAGCAGATGTCTTAGGAGTACAATTATCTACTTTCGACAACGTTCTTCAGGAAGCGGATATCATCTCCGTCCACACTCCTTTGACGAAAGAAACAAAAGGGCTTCTTAACGAAAGGACTTTGAGCCAGACGAAAAAAGGGGTCTATCTCCTCAATTGCGCCAGAGGCGGAATCATCGATGAGATGGCCCTCGCCCACTTTATCGAAAAAGGCCACGTAGCAGGTGCTGCCCTCGATGTTTTCGAAGTCGAACCCCCAGGGGAACACCCTTTACTTAAATTTGATTCCGTCATTGTCACCCCACACCTTGGCGCCTCAACGAAAGAAGCACAGTTGAATGTCGCTACTCAGGTTGCCAGGGAAATCAGGACTTTTTTTGAAAATAATCCTGTTGCCAACTCAATTAATCTGCCGGCCATGTCTAAAGAAATTTATGAAAAAATACAGCCTTTCCACCAGCTTGCAAAGGAAATGGGGAAAATCGTATCTGAATGCCATAACAAAGGCGTAAATGAATTGACAGCCACCTATTCAGGGACGGCTGCTGAACTTGAAACCTCCTTTTTGACAAAAGCACTACTTTCAGGTTTTTTCGAAAATCGAATTGATGTGAATGTGAATGAAGTGAATGCGATTCATATCGCGAAAGAGCGTGGAATCATGGTCGGGGAAAAAGTGACCGGAAACTCGTTCGGCTATGCAAACACCGTGACCATCACCGCAAGCGGAGACGGAGATGATTTTACAGTGAGAGGAACTTATATAGAAAACTACGGCCCAAGGATTGTCAGTCTCGATGGATTTAACATTGATTTCCATCCATCAGGCAACCTGCTATATATCCAGCATATGGACCGTCCTGGTGTAATCGGCCATGTAGGAAGGATACTTGGCGACCATGATGTGAACATCGCAACCATGCAGGTTGGCAGAAAGGAAGCTGGCGGAGAAGCGATAATGGTCCTATCCTTTGACAAGCCGCTTTCGAATGATATGATCGCCAAGCTCGGGTCACTGCAAGATATCGTAACAATCAATAGCATCATTCTCTAA
- a CDS encoding helix-turn-helix domain-containing protein, whose translation MSILKRINGERTIYSVFHLLQGKRSSQTIQDAHLYKITPYFSTYSSVTRDGLEKMVGRLKHSGLVEEIAESKVKLTSGGEEVLEQRLSQCTLPKFLNGWKYHQVTESFWERLTLLIQVSSNLINQERSYIPIRNKPETLSWVKRYIRQQNEDRYLLAERLYEELISALENEGTRPELVVLRLTGFKKIGLTIMQASERTGIEPAHYHYEFLNCMHAMFDKITGDPYVYPLLSGLLNKAEREVPLTLSTDKTYKFLKRGYSLDEIAAVRNLKHSTIEDHIVEIVLTIKEFDIDHFVPSDKKERILMAAQQNSAKKLKQIKERVADASYFEIRLVLAKYGDAEWN comes from the coding sequence TTGTCGATATTGAAAAGAATCAATGGTGAGAGGACGATTTATTCTGTGTTTCACCTTTTACAGGGCAAACGCTCATCACAGACTATCCAGGATGCTCATCTATATAAAATCACCCCGTATTTCTCTACATACTCTTCTGTTACCCGGGATGGACTGGAAAAAATGGTCGGAAGGCTGAAGCACAGCGGTTTGGTAGAGGAGATAGCAGAATCGAAAGTTAAATTAACGTCCGGAGGGGAAGAGGTACTTGAACAGCGTTTATCTCAATGTACTCTCCCGAAATTTTTAAATGGCTGGAAGTACCATCAGGTAACTGAGTCCTTCTGGGAAAGATTGACTCTGCTCATCCAGGTGAGTTCGAATCTGATCAATCAAGAACGATCCTATATCCCCATCAGGAATAAACCGGAAACACTTAGCTGGGTGAAGAGATATATCAGACAGCAAAATGAAGATCGCTATTTACTGGCTGAAAGGCTGTATGAAGAACTTATTTCAGCACTTGAGAATGAGGGGACCAGACCGGAATTGGTCGTGTTAAGGTTAACCGGTTTCAAGAAGATCGGCTTGACGATCATGCAGGCTTCTGAACGGACTGGCATAGAACCGGCTCATTATCATTATGAGTTTCTGAATTGTATGCATGCCATGTTCGACAAGATTACCGGTGACCCATACGTATATCCGCTTTTGAGTGGATTGTTGAATAAGGCAGAACGAGAGGTGCCATTGACGCTTTCAACCGACAAAACGTATAAATTTCTTAAAAGGGGCTACAGCCTTGATGAAATAGCCGCTGTCAGAAACCTTAAGCACAGCACGATCGAGGATCATATTGTAGAAATTGTGCTTACAATAAAGGAATTTGATATAGATCACTTTGTACCATCTGATAAAAAGGAAAGAATATTGATGGCTGCACAGCAAAATTCCGCAAAAAAACTGAAACAAATTAAAGAACGCGTGGCTGATGCCTCTTATTTTGAAATCAGGCTTGTTCTCGCTAAATATGGTGATGCCGAATGGAACTGA
- a CDS encoding peptidoglycan DD-metalloendopeptidase family protein, whose translation MQDYIKRLLIAGLMALCISLLFLGGKHSQAEMLDIPELTSDWVWPAEGVITDLYGTRHGHHKGIDIAGELKTPIHSVDQGIVTKSYYSGSYGHVVFIKHDNNLETVYAHLNKRNVEEGQAVKQGDIIGLMGNTGDSSGVHLHFEIHKEKWTYEKENAVDPVLALGDTAVGEPVDALAKVEEVTMETVARLRLADDIAINDQHGSLKAESKEKDQQKSGEAIPQQPDIKHTVKAGETLWSIAKMYHTSVESIKHSNQLDGDQISRGTVLVIGQPADNKYVVVSGDTLISIARKTNTTVSQLKALNNLTTDTIKPQQILDTR comes from the coding sequence ATGCAGGATTATATAAAGCGATTGCTCATTGCCGGGTTAATGGCACTCTGTATCAGCTTGCTGTTTCTTGGCGGAAAGCACTCTCAGGCAGAAATGCTCGATATACCGGAACTGACTTCAGACTGGGTATGGCCGGCAGAAGGGGTCATTACAGACCTTTACGGAACACGCCATGGCCATCATAAAGGAATAGATATCGCAGGTGAGCTCAAAACACCTATACATAGTGTTGATCAAGGGATCGTTACAAAATCATATTATTCAGGTTCATACGGTCATGTTGTATTCATTAAGCACGATAACAACCTGGAAACTGTTTATGCGCATCTGAATAAAAGGAATGTTGAGGAAGGACAGGCTGTCAAGCAGGGAGATATCATCGGCCTTATGGGCAATACGGGAGATTCCTCAGGTGTCCATCTTCACTTTGAAATCCATAAGGAAAAATGGACATATGAAAAAGAAAATGCTGTGGACCCCGTTTTGGCGCTGGGAGACACTGCTGTAGGAGAGCCAGTTGACGCATTGGCAAAGGTGGAAGAAGTGACAATGGAAACAGTCGCCAGACTGCGGTTAGCTGATGATATTGCGATTAATGATCAGCATGGCAGTCTGAAAGCTGAATCTAAGGAAAAGGATCAACAGAAGTCGGGGGAAGCCATTCCGCAGCAACCTGACATAAAGCATACAGTCAAAGCTGGAGAGACTCTTTGGTCGATCGCAAAAATGTATCATACATCTGTAGAGTCAATCAAGCATAGTAATCAGCTTGATGGAGATCAGATATCCCGTGGTACAGTTTTGGTCATCGGGCAACCTGCTGACAATAAGTACGTCGTAGTTTCCGGGGACACTTTGATTTCGATTGCCAGGAAGACAAATACAACTGTCAGCCAGTTGAAAGCATTGAACAACTTGACTACGGACACAATCAAGCCGCAGCAAATATTGGATACCCGATAA
- a CDS encoding ferredoxin — protein sequence MAKYTIVDKETCIACGACGAAAPDIYDYDDEGIAFVTLDDNEGIVEIPDVLIDDMMDAFEGCPTDSIKVADEPFDGDATKFE from the coding sequence ATGGCTAAGTACACAATTGTTGACAAAGAAACTTGTATTGCATGTGGAGCTTGCGGTGCAGCTGCTCCAGATATCTATGATTACGACGATGAAGGCATCGCATTCGTAACACTTGATGACAACGAAGGTATCGTTGAAATTCCAGACGTATTGATCGATGACATGATGGATGCATTTGAAGGATGCCCGACTGACTCAATCAAGGTTGCTGACGAGCCATTCGACGGAGACGCAACGAAGTTCGAATAA